The window CTACAGCTTTGCCGATGCCAAGTTCGGTCCTCTACCCCAGAGCGACGATGATAAGCGCGACCAGTTCCTCGTCCGTTATTCCAAGATCGTAAACCGCAATCTCGGGCCCTTCTTTGACGCCTGGGGCATCCCCGTAAGTTCCCGAGCCAAAGCCGAAGTCAGCAAGCTGGAAAGCTGGATGCCACCTGAAATGTAAGACGCACGACCGAAAACCCCGGGTGTCTCCATAGATATCCCGGGGGGAAGTGCGGCATGGAATCTTTCAGATGCGTCCAGAACGGGAGGACTGAGGACTGGGTTTGCTTCTCTAAACTTCTGGGAAGATGGTGGCAAGACTCATGTCCTCGGAGAAGCACTTTTACGCCGAGCGGTGGATTTGGGCCCGAATCAATCGAGGCAGAGCCAGACCAAAGAGGCACAGATTCGGAGCATGAAAAAGCCCTGTGAGGGGATACCTCACAGGGCTTTTAGTGGCGAATCACTTCACCGTGGTATGTGGGCCTCCAATGAGACCCGCCTAATTACTTCTTAGCAGCCTTTTTAGCGGCCTTCTTGGCTGGAGCCTTTTTGGCAGGAGCAGCAGCTTTCTTAGCTGGTGCAGCAGCCTTCTTGGCTGGAGCGGCCTTCTTCGCAGGGGCAGCTTTCTTAGCAGGAGCGGCCTTCTTTGCAGGGGCGGCAGCCTTCTTCGCAGGAGCAGCCTTCTTAGCGGCGGCTTTCTTTGCAGCTTTCTTAGCCATATTAGTGTTCCTCTTGTTGTTGTTGGTTGCTTTGTTTGTTTGTTTTGCCGCAGGAGCAGCAGCGCTGCCACTACGGACATTCGTTGGGGCACCTGCCTTAGCGGCGGCGCGCTTTTCCTCGATCGCAGCCTGCGCAGCGGCAAGGCGAGCAACCGGGACACGGAAAGGACTGCAGCTGACATAGCTAAGACCGACCGAGTGGAAGAATTTCACACTGTCCGGATCACCACCATGCTCACCGCAGATGCCCAGTTTGATGTCTGGGCGCGTGGCGCGGCCTTTCTCAATGGCGATCTTGACGAGCTGGCCGACGCCGGTTTGGTCGAGGCTAGCAAAGGGGTTCTTCTTGAAGATTTCATTCTCCGTGTATGGAAGCAAGAAATTGCCCATGTCGTCACGGCTGATGCCGAGAGCGGTCTGGGTAAGATCGTTGGTGCCAAAGCTGAAGAACTCAGCGGTGTGAGCGATTTCGTCGGCGGTCAGAGCGCCACGTGGCACTTCGATCATGGTGCCGACGCTGTAGCTCAGCTTCACCTTCTTCTCTTTCTGCACCTGGGCAGCCACGTCATGAACGATGGCGACCTGGAGATCCAGTTCCTTCTTGAAGCCGACCAGCGGGATCATGACTTCAGGCTTCACCTTGATGCCCTTCTTCTGGACTTCAGCTGCCGCTTCAAAGATGGCGCGGGCCTGGGTCTCAGTGATTTCTGGGTAGGCGATGCCAAGACGGCAACCGCGGTGGCCCAGCATCGGGTTGAACTCATGAAGAGCGTTCACACGGGAGACCACTTTCTCCGTGGTGATGCCGAGCTTCTTCGCGAGGTCAGCCTGGGACTTCTCGTCATGAGGAACGAACTCATGAAGAGGTGGGTCGAGCAGACGGATGGTAGCTGGCAGGCCTTTGAGAGCTTCAAAGATGCCGATGAAGTCTTCACGCTGGTAAGGAAGGATCTTGGACAGGGCAGCCTTACGGGCTTCCACGGTTTCAGCCAAGATCATTTCACGGACGGCGTCGATGCGGTCACCTTCAAAGAACATGTGCTCTGTGCGGGTGAGGCCGATGCCCTGAGCACCGAAAGCGATCGCATTCTGGGTCTGCTCGGGATTGTCAGCGTTTGTGCGGACCTGCAGGCGAGTCGCCTGGGAGCACCACTTCATGAGCTGGTTGAAGCTCTTGAACTTCTCCGTGGCCTGAGCGGCCTTGTCGCCACCGATCATGCCGGTGATGATTTCCGAAGGGGCGGTCTTCAACTGGCCTGCATAGACGATACCGCTGGTACCATCAATGGAAAGGAATTCGCCTTCGCTGAAGGTCTGGCCTGCAACGGTAACGGTCTTCGCATCATAGTCGATCTCCAGTGCAGCAGCACCGCAGATACAAACTTTGCCCATCTGGCGAGCAACGAGAGCCGCGTGGGAGGACACACCACCGCGAGCGGTGAGGATGCCTTCAGCAGCGATCATGCCGCGAAGATCTTCCGGGCTGGTTTCGTTACGAACAAGGAGGACTTTTTCACCCTTTTGCTCAGCGATGACGGCGCGGTCAGCGTTGAGGTAGATCTTGCCGGAGGCGGCACCAGGGCCGGCTGGCAGACCGGTGGCGATGGCCTTGGCCTTCTTCACGTCAGCGACGTCGAAGATCGGGGCCAGAAGCTGGTCCAGCTGATCGGCTGGGTTACGCAGAACTGCGGTTTCCCAATCGATGAGTTTTTCCTTCACCATGTCGATGGAGAACTTCAGAGCGGCAGCAGCGGTACGCTTGCCGTTACGGGTCTGAAGCATGAACAACTTGCCCTGCTGGATGGTGAACTCCACGTCCTGCACGTCTTTGAAGTGCTTCTCGAGGGTCGCACGGACCTTCAGCAATTCTGCGTAGGACTTTGGCATCACTTCCTTCAGCTTCAGCACTGGCTCTGGAGTGCGCACGCCGGCGACGACGTCTTCACCCTGAGCATTGATGAGGAACTCACCGTAGAATTCGTCAGCACCGTTGGCTGGGTTACGGGTGAAGGCCACACCGGAACCGGAGTCATCACCTGTGTTACCATACACCATGGCCTGCACGTTGACGGCGGTACCCCACTCGGCAGGGATGCCGTATTTGCGGCGATAAACGATCGCGCGGTCATTCATCCAGGAACCGAACACAGCGCCAGCGGCACCGCGAAGCTGGTCCCAAGGGCTGTTCGGGAACACTTTACCCGTGCGCTCTTTGACGAGTTCTTTGAACAGGCGGACGAGTTCCTGTTGGTCAGCGGCGGTCAGGTCGCTGTCCACGATGTCCTTGTGATAAACTTTATGTTTATACTCTTCGATGACGGTCTCGAAAGGCTCATGGTCTTCACCTTCACGCTTCTGCACGCCCAGCACCACGTCACCATACATCTGGATGAAACGGCGATAGCAGTCCCAAGCGAAGC of the Prosthecobacter dejongeii genome contains:
- the ppdK gene encoding pyruvate, phosphate dikinase produces the protein MAKTASKGTKAVKYVYSFGAGKADGDGSMKPLLGGKGANLAEMSRIGLPVPPGFTITTEVCTYYYDHKRTYPVELQKQMEAGVAAMEKIMGAKFGDAKGMPLLVAVRSGARDSMPGMMDTILNLGLNDQTVLSLASVTKNERFAWDCYRRFIQMYGDVVLGVQKREGEDHEPFETVIEEYKHKVYHKDIVDSDLTAADQQELVRLFKELVKERTGKVFPNSPWDQLRGAAGAVFGSWMNDRAIVYRRKYGIPAEWGTAVNVQAMVYGNTGDDSGSGVAFTRNPANGADEFYGEFLINAQGEDVVAGVRTPEPVLKLKEVMPKSYAELLKVRATLEKHFKDVQDVEFTIQQGKLFMLQTRNGKRTAAAALKFSIDMVKEKLIDWETAVLRNPADQLDQLLAPIFDVADVKKAKAIATGLPAGPGAASGKIYLNADRAVIAEQKGEKVLLVRNETSPEDLRGMIAAEGILTARGGVSSHAALVARQMGKVCICGAAALEIDYDAKTVTVAGQTFSEGEFLSIDGTSGIVYAGQLKTAPSEIITGMIGGDKAAQATEKFKSFNQLMKWCSQATRLQVRTNADNPEQTQNAIAFGAQGIGLTRTEHMFFEGDRIDAVREMILAETVEARKAALSKILPYQREDFIGIFEALKGLPATIRLLDPPLHEFVPHDEKSQADLAKKLGITTEKVVSRVNALHEFNPMLGHRGCRLGIAYPEITETQARAIFEAAAEVQKKGIKVKPEVMIPLVGFKKELDLQVAIVHDVAAQVQKEKKVKLSYSVGTMIEVPRGALTADEIAHTAEFFSFGTNDLTQTALGISRDDMGNFLLPYTENEIFKKNPFASLDQTGVGQLVKIAIEKGRATRPDIKLGICGEHGGDPDSVKFFHSVGLSYVSCSPFRVPVARLAAAQAAIEEKRAAAKAGAPTNVRSGSAAAPAAKQTNKATNNNKRNTNMAKKAAKKAAAKKAAPAKKAAAPAKKAAPAKKAAPAKKAAPAKKAAAPAKKAAAPAKKAPAKKAAKKAAKK